The Eriocheir sinensis breed Jianghai 21 chromosome 21, ASM2467909v1, whole genome shotgun sequence genome includes the window agagagagagagagagagagagagagagagagagagagagagagagagagagagagagagagagagagagagagagagagagagagagagagagagaatgctatcgCTGTCATTAAAATACTTTCACAAACACATTGATTAAAGTACTCGAACTAGGAAAAAATATTAAGATGCTAGTAGGTTAAAGACATAATCATATACATTCAAAGAACTATCACCTTTTTCTTGTGCCTAAACGTGTTTCATAAAATTTCCTTCATCACCCTCTTATGCACTTTCTCgtttccagtttccttttttaTCCCGGTTTCAAAGGTTGCAAAAGGAGTGACAAAAGCTGACTCACAAGGAAAGAGGCTTCGTTCACTGTTTTCTTGTGTCGGTATGTCCGGTTTCCTGGTGACAATCATTTTTATAGCAAGGCCCGTGTTCTCAAAAAGGTTTCAGCGTCCTACAACACCTATTTCAACAAGCTATCGTGGAGGCTGCTTGGGTTTTCACTGACGGTTTTATGCTCCTGGCGATAGTTTTCAAAGGCTACCACACCATGAACAGGGAGGATATGTGATAACTTCATTagccttctcttcatcctctgaAAATTGTCCTAATGAGAGTTGAACCCATTTAAACATCCGGCCTTATACTTACGTAGTGTTTAATCCCCATGTAAATCAGTGCTATACGATCCCCTCCCTTATGCTGTATCACAACTTAAAGTCCCGGtgaattattatttattttttgtgttggcGGTTTTCGTATAATTGGGTGACGAATTATTACGCGGCGCTCGGTCCTCATGTGCAACAGCGATAAACGATCAACTAAAAGCCTTGCCAAGTACATTCATCCGTTGCCAGTTTGATTTATCGAGTGACATAAATAACTACAGAGCGTTTGATCCACATGTATTGCACCGATAAACAATCAACTCCCAAATGGTGCATTGCAAAGGGAAaaagaattatattattttatttgcgtTGCCGGTATTGAGTTTATTCGGTGACATGAAGATACGGACTTTCTTTATTGTGAGTTGAGTAGTCAGAAAGCAATACAACCTTAAATTTTCGTATTCTGAAGTGGATACCATGCCTGACTATTAAAGTATTTCCTGATGTCATACCTCATATATTAAAACAGAATGCTAGTGGGATCGATCCTTACGTAAAAGTCCCATTCCTCGGGCAAGTCACATTATGCATGGAGCTGATAACAGATAGACAACAGAAGCAACAGAGTGGTAACCCAGGATTATAGAAGATAGGACAGACACAAGCTGGATGGATTTCAGTCACACCCGACGGAGGTGCGGAACATTTGGAAAGGTTTTGCCATGCCACGGACTTCTAATGATTGTAGCTGAtgttaatgatgttgatgattatgatgatgagggggaggaagagaagcaagaaagaCCACTCGGTCCTTCAGATTAGCCGTCCCATCCCACGGCCTCTGATCCCCATGTAATAGAATCACAAACGATCTAATTCTCATGCCTCGATTCGTGCACACTCGCCGGTAACTGAACCCTTTCCTCGGTGCCTGCAGCTCGCCGGTgacctttcttccattcttggCTGAACCAGATTCGGGAAAAAAGTCTCCTGGTTTATATTATTAATACAAAAAACTAGACTTCACCTTTCAACCAGACAaactttcactctcttcctccttcagtaacACGCGGCGGACGGACGGGAGCCTTTCTACTTCGAGTCTACCCTTCACAAGACTCTGCGCTCCTATTCTTAtaacatttcctctcctcttaccgaTGCACTCTCAACACATTTGTTACTCCGGCAACCCTACCCCGTGCCCACACAACAGGTGACGCCACGCAGGGGACCTTTACTCCCCTGTATGGCGTGTCTGAAGGGGCACGGGGTGGGAGGGAGAACGGGGCGGGGGCTCGCACATAAAGGAAGTTCAAGGAGGGGGGCGGGGATGGCCTCGGGGTGACATGATGCAGCACAGTTTTGCAAGTATTCACACCTTTCCCATTCAGCCATACACGTCCCGCTCTGACCATCGCTTTCGTTGTCACAGAGATtcacaggtaaaaaaataaaaaaaacctatCCAGTCTGTATATGTCCCTGCTAATTACTCCCATTATAACTTTTCCGTCTACATTCGCTCATGCTTTCTTTGAGGCGTATAAAAACAAGACAATTTCCTTCACTTTGTATTATatcaacctttctttctcttgccaCACGATTTTCTATTCgactttctattctctcttcatCTTGCTCATCCTTTCACACTTAATAATGAGACACTTTCccgcgtgtgggtgtgggtgtgggtgtaggtgtgggtgtgttttaTTAATAATTACTTTCCTGCTTTCCTCGATATCCAAGTTTTTCTTTGTGGTCTTGTcacgcctctgtgtgtgtgtgtgtgtgtgtgtgtgtgtgtgtgtgtgtgtgtgtgtgtgtgtgtgtgttatcatctattctttcccttttccttactctctttaTCTCTAAAATGATATGATCTGCATTATTTCAGTTCTCCCTGCCGCTCATATTTTctcccaaacttttttttttttttatcttctctcactttcccgtcctctctctatttttttttttgttcccctttccttccttaaaatTCTTAGACAAAATAAGACACACTCCTGTttgattttttgttcttttgtattttttttctctcttgctccAGGCCACACGATTATCTCCTGGTTTACTTTCTTTTAAATGTAACGTGATACCACCCTCTGTTGTATTGTATCAAcctttgttcctctctcttccctgccaGCCACTCATGCCCTACGAGTTCGCATACGAGGTGAAAGACGACGCCACGACCAATTACCAGAACAGAGTGGAGTTCGTTGAGGATGGCGTGTTGCGGGGGAGCTACAGCCTCCTCTCCCCTGACGGTGTGGTTCGAACTTCCGTCTATTCCGACACCGGCAATGGCTTCGAGGTGAGTTACTCGGCATTAGGGCGGCGACGAGAGCCTACGAACGCCGTTAGAATGGCAAAGAATGAAGTTTGGCATATTACTGAGTAGCGACATAGATATTGCAGAAGTCAGGACAGAGAAAATAGGTGGAAATATGAAATTTAAACCCATGCTGGAGCAGGAAAGAGCACAAAatatgaaaagtagaaaatactGGAAAGGCATTTGTCTGTAgcgactgatgatgatggtgatgataaaggcattGAGGAGAGCATACGAGCGTCTTTAAAATACCAGGAATAGATGTTGGACATAGATGCTGCCCGTAGATggagtttcatttttttcttactaaCAGTTACTATATACTATATTATGGAAGTAAATCTAAAGTAAATATTTGTCTGCGatcaaacacataaaaaaacactgCATACCAGGAAAGAAAGGGAGCTTGTAAATTACACCGGCGAGTGAAATCGTCTTTCTTGTTTGCCTTCATCAAGCCGGTCTGTACGATGACTAAGGCACATGCAGCACATTCCTGACACACACTGTACCCCCTGAACAAGTCCTGCTGAAGGCACTTACTCATGAGGCCGCTCGCACCACAACGTTTGTCGCATCAAGATTTTCTATTCAGCGTATCATTCATGACACCCGCTTTCCTCTCTGAGCCAATCCTGCTAAAAACATTTATACTGCCGGCTTCGCTGCTTCATTCGTCCTAttaccgttttctttttcatgtgtATGAGCTTTGAGACTCAGCAAAATGAGAACTTTAATGTTTCGTTTTCTTTGCCAGTTGTATAAAGTTTTGGTGCGAAAATATAACAGTCTACCCGGCAATGGGGAACAGTTGATATATAAttacgacgacaacaacaacaatactagaagtgaaaatatgataataataataataataataataataataataataataataataataataataataataataataataataataataaaataatgaggtAACAAAAATTGACCATCCTCCCGGTTGGACACAAATCCTTCAACATGGCGCCTCTTTCCGTCCTCCCACAGGTGACCCTCCACGAAGTGCCAACAGACATCGTGGTCATCGGCTCAGGCCTCCCTGGTGACCCCGCGCTCAAGGCCGGGGGCACGTACAGGTACTACGACTCTCGCGACTCAGGCTCAAGGGAGTCCTTCCGGCCATCTTTCAGCAGGAGCGGTGGATTTGAGGCTTTCTCTAAAGCATCAGAAGGGTTTGACGGGTCTTCAAGAGGGTCAGCTATCTTTAGTTCATCGAGCAACAGAGACTTTTCATCGAAAAATAAACAGTCAAGTCGCGAAGAGTCATCCAGGCGCGAAGAATCGGAAAGGCGCGAAGAATCGTCGAGACGCGATGAGTCAAGACGCGAAGAATCGTCGAGACGCGATGAGTCAAGACGCGAAGAATCCGAAGGCTCCAGATTTGAATTTTTAACGAATGACAAGAGTGCCTTGGAAGCCTTCGACAGGGAGAGCGCCAGCCAAGGCTTCTCTGGTGGGTCTAGGGACTCCGAGGCTTCGTCGAGACGCAAAGAGTCAAGACGCGAAGAATCCGAAGGCTACAAATATGAATTGTTGACGAATGACAAGAGTGCCTTGGAAGCCTTCGACAGGGAGAGCGCCAGCCAAGGCTTCTCTGGCGGGTCTAGGGACTCCGAGGCTTCGTCGAGACACGAAGAGTCTGGAGGCTTTGGAGAGTTCTCGCATGCCTTCGCGTCATCGTTCTCCCAGCAGGGAGGATCTGGAGGTGGATCAGGTGGTGGATCTGGAGGTGGATCAGGTGGTGGATCTGGTGGTGGATTAGGTGGTGGATTTGGTGGTGGATCAGGTGGTGGATCTGAGGGTGGATCAGGTGGATCAAGAGGTGGATTCGGTGGTGGATCTGAGGGTGGATCATTAGGTGGATCTGGAGGATCAAGTGGTGGATCTGGTGGTGGATCAGGGGGTGGATTTGTTGGAACTGGTAGTGGATCAGGTCACGGTGGATCTGGTGGTGGATCAGGTGGTGGATATGAGGGTGGATTAGGTGGTGGATCAGGGGGTGGATTCGGTGGTGGATCTGAGGGTGGATCATTTGGTGGTGAATTTGGTGGATCAGGTGGTGGATCTGGTGGTGGATCAGATGGTGGATCTGGAGGTGGGTCAAGTGGTGGATCTGGTGGTGGATCAGGGGGTGGATTTGTTGGAACTGGTGGTGGATCAGGTCACGGTGGATCAAGTGGTGGATCTGACGGTGGATCAGGTGGCGGATtcggtggtggttctggtggatCAGGTGGGGGATCACATGGTGGTTCAAGTGGATCAGGTGGCGGATccggtggtggttctggtggatCAGGTCGCGGATCACATGGTGGTTCTGGTGGATCAGGTGGCGGATCAGGTGGCGGATCACATGGTGGTTTAGGTGGATCAGGTGGCGGATTCGGTGGTGAATTTGGTGGATCAGGTGGCGGATccggtggtggttctggtggatCAGGTGGCGGATccggtggtggttctggtggatCAGGTGGGGGATCACATGGTGGTTCTGGTGGATCAGGTGGCGGATCACATGGTGGTTCAGGTGGATCAGGTGGCGGATTCGGAGGTGGATCTGGTGGATCAGGTGGCGGATCACATGGTGGTTCAGGTGGATCAGATGGCGGATTCGGTGGTGGATCTGGTGGATCAGGTGGCGGATTCGGAGTTGGATCTGGTGGATCAGGTGGCGGATCACATGGTGGTTCAGGTGGATCAGATGGCGGATTCGGTGGTGAATTTGGTGGATCAGGTGGCGGATTCGGTGGTGAATTTAGTGGATCAGGTGGCGGATCACATGGTGGTTCAGGTGGATCAGATGGCGGATTCGGTGGTGGATCTGGTGGATCAGGTGGCGGATTCGGAGTTGGATCTGGTGGATCAGGTGGCGGATCACATGGTGGTTCAGGTGGATCAGATGGCGGATTCGGTGGTGGATCTGGTGGATCAGGTGGGGGATCACATGGTGGTTCTGGTGGATCAGATGGCGGATTCGGTGGTGGATCTGGTGGATCAGGTGGGGGATCACATGGTGGTTCTGGTGGATCAGATGGCGGATTCGGTGGTGGATCTGGTGGATCCGGTGGCGGATCACATGGTGGTTCTGGTGGATCAGATGGCGGATTCGGTGGTGGATCTGGTGGATCAGGTGGGGGATCACATGGTGGTTCTAGTGGATCAGGTGGCGGATCACATGGTGGTTTAAGTGGATCAGATGGCGGATTCGGTGGTGGATCTGGTGGATCAGGTGGCGGATTCGGAGTTGGATCTGGTGGATCAGGTGGCGGATCACATGGTGGTTCAGGTGGATCAGATGGCGGATTCGGTGGTGGATCTGGTGGATCAGGTGGGGGATCACATGGTGGTTCTGGTGGATCAGATGGCGGATTCGGTGGTGGATCTGGTGGATCAGGTGGGGGATCACATGGTGGTTCTAGTGGATCAGGTGGTGAATTCGGTGGTGGATTTGGTGGATCAGGTGGCGGATCACATGGTGGTTCAGGTGGATCAGATGGCGGATTCGGTGGTGGATCTGGTGGATCAGGTGGGGGATCACATGGTGGTTCTAGTGGATCAGATGGCGGATTCGGTGGTGGATCTGGTGGATCAGGTGGGGGATCACATGGTGGTTCAGGTGGATCAGGTGACGGATTCGGTGGTGGATCTGGTGGCGGATCCGATGGTGGATCAGGTGGATCAGGTGGCGAGTTCGGTGGTGGATCTGGTGGATCATTTGGCGGATCACATGGAGGTTCAGGTGGATCAGGTGGGGGATCCGGTGGTGGATCTGGTGGATCAGGTGGCGGATCCGATGGTGGATCAGGTAGTGGTTCAGGTGGATCAGGTGGCGGATTCGGTGGGGGATCTGGTGGATCACATGGTGGTTCAGGTGCATCAGGTGGGGGATCCGGTGGTGGATCTAGTGGATCAGGTGGCGGATCACATGGTGGTTCAGGTGGAGGATTCGGTGGTGGATCTGGTGGATCAGGTGGCGGATCACATGGTGGTTCAGGTGGATCAGGTGGGAGATCCGGTGGTGGATCAAGTGGCGGATCCGATGGTGGATCAGGTGGCGGATTCGGTGGTGGACTTGATATTGGACTCGGTTTTGGAACTGATGGACCTGGTGGATCAGGATCTGGTATTGAACTCGGTTTGGGACTTGGTGGTGGACCTGGTATTGAGCTCGGGTTTGGAACTGATGGACCTGGTGGATTCGGTGGTGAACCTGGTGGATCAGGAGGTGGATTCGGTGGTGGACCTGGTGGATCAGGTGGCGGATCACATGGTGGTTCAGGTGGATCAGGTGGCGGATccggtggtggttctggtggatCAGGTGGTGGATTCGATGGTGGATCAGGTGGTGGTTCAGGTGTATCAGGTGGCGGATTCGGTGGTGGACTTGATATTGGACTCGGTTTTGGAGCTGGTGATGGACCTGGTGGGTCAGGAGGTGGACTTGGTGGATCAGTTGGCGGATTCGGTGGTCGACCTGGTGGATCAGATGGTGGATTCGGTGATGGATCAGGTGGGTCAGGTGGATTCGGTGGCGGATTCGGAGGTGGACCAGGAGGTGGATTCGGTGGTGGATCAGGTGGATCAGGTGGATCAGGTGGATTCGGTGGCGGATTCGGTGGTGGACCAGGAGGTGGATTCGGTGGTGGATCAGGTGGATCAGGTGGATTCGGTGGCGGATTCGGTGGTGGACCAGGAGGTGGATTCGGTGGTGGATCAGGTGGATCAGGTGGTGGATctggtggtggagcaggtggaTCTGGTGGCGGGGTCAGTGGTGGAGgggccggcggcggcggcgtcaacCTACAGGACAAGGCCGTGTTCATCATTCACCCTGACTTCTTCAAGACCGGCGCGGGCGCCGGCCTGACGGGCCTGCCGGAAGTGACGGAGCCCATTATTATCGTGAGTGACAATAAATTTGCCCAGGGTGGGGGTGGGGCTGGCGTAGGTTTCAGTAATGCTCTGGGCGGAGGAGGGTTTGCGGGAGCCTTTAGCAGCGTGAACAGGCTGggagaggctgctgctgctgacacCACAGCGGCTCACTCAAGCGGTGCTGCATCAACTGCTACCGCCGAAGAAGTAAGTACATCCTCTGGTAAAAGTGGATCGACCTCGACCAGTGCCATTGAAAGCGCTTCATCCTTAGGCAGTGCCTCAATAAGCGCTTCTTCTCCAAGCAGTGAAGGCTTCGTTGCATCCACCTTCAGCTCCAACGGATTGACTGTTGGAAGTGCGACAGGTGATTCTACCTCTGCCTCGAGTGGATCATTTGGAAGAAGTACCATCGAAAATGTCTCATCCTCAGCTAGTGCCGCTGAAGGAGCATCTTCAAGTGGTGCTACAAAGAGTGCTTCATTCTCCAGTGCAAGTGAATCATCGGGCAGCGCCACTGATGGTGCTTCTTTTTTAACTAGTGCTTCCGAAGGTGGTTCATCCTCCCACGGATCAGTTTCCTCAGGGAGTGGAACTGAAGGCGCCTTTTTATTTGATGCAAGTGGATCTTCCCTAGGCAGTGCGGCTGAAGTTGATACTTCTTTAGGCAGTGCCGCTGAAGTAGCCTCCTCAAGCAGTGCCACTGAAGTGGCCTCCTCAGGCAGTGCCGCTGAAGTGACCTTCTCAGGTAGTGCCGCTGAAGTGGCCTCCTCAAGCGGTGCCGCTGAAGTGACCTCCTCAAATAGTGCCGCTGAAGTGACCTCAAGCAATGCCGCTGCAGCGGCTTCCTCAGGCAGTGCCGCTGAAGGTGTTTCTTCTTCGAGCAGTGGAGGGTTCGATGCATCTACATTCAACTCTAGAAAACTATCTGTAGAAAGCAGCACAAAagattcttcatcttcttccagcAGAAAAGGTGGAGTTCTAACAATTACTTCCTCTAGCTTGGATGGATCATCTGGTATCAACAAAGCGGTAACTGATGAGTCGTCTGGCAGGGGACAATCAGTTCTCGATAGTGGAGCATCAGGAGGaacaaaaaatattgaaaaggcAGCCAATGCAAAACCAGCTTCTTCGGGTCAAATTGGGCTGAATGGATTTAGCACGTCCTTCAGTGAAGGCGGATCACAACAGTTTATAATATCCTCTAGTGGAGACGCATCCAGGTTTGACTCCCACAGATTTTCCAGCAGTGGATCCGGTGGCTCTTCAAGCAGTGGGGCGTCAAGCAGTGCCATTTTGCACAGCCAAAGCGGTGGTGACTTAAAACTGCAGGCACCGGACCAGTTACTGAAGATTCTCAATCCAGGCCAAACAGCTCGCGGGCTTCAGGGTATCCGCGGCAGTTCGGGCCAGGGCGGGGCTGTCTTCTTTACGCAGGAAACTGACCTGGCCTCTTCCCAGGGCGGCAAAACCTCCATCACACAACTGCCAGTCACTCGCGTCACCACCGTGACACACCTCCCTGACGATTCTAAGCAAGGCTCTTCCATCTTGAAAATAGCTGGCAGTTCCACGGGCTTCAAGAATAACCAGAACGTGTTCACAAGCCCACCGTCAGGTGCTGCACGATTCTTTGCATCAGCATCAAACACAAAAACTTTTCAGGCGAGTGGCAAGAAGTCAGCAGGAAACAAAATTGTTAGCATATCCGGCTCAGGAACACTCACGACTCTTCCTACTGGTGACACTGTCCTCGCCTTGGGCAGCAAACAACCCATTGCAATTTCCACTTCCCAGGGCGTCATCAGGAACAGCCGGAGGACCGCGCCCTTTTCCACCACCAACTCGAGGCAGCAACGACCGAGGCGAATCCGAGGGCGGCTTCTGAGGTCACTCTAATTGGCCAAAGAGGTGAAGACACACCTGCATTGAGGTTCACCGTCTCAGCGCCCACTGTTCCTTCAATATGTTAACGTTAGCTTGTACGATAGGCAGAATCGATGTTAATGGCCGCAGTGATCAGATTTTGCTGCTGAAAAGGGTTCATAGAAACTCTGCTTTTATGTtttacacaaacacactctcAGTCATTAACTACATTAATGAAACGAAGAGTTTGTCATTTACCTATTACACAAACACTTCACATATCACTGCACTGTTACTGTCCATACATCATGCCTCTTCCCTTTAATGGCTTGTTTTCATTCGCGAACGAAACGCTGTTACTGTTAGCCAATGCTTAGGTTAGGAACCATGCACACTTGTAGTCATGAGGTGCTgagctctgtgtgtgtatgtgtgtgtgtgtgtgtgtgtgtgtgctaagttATGTGTGTGGATCACTTGATATTGTTGTAACGGTAAGTTATCACGGAGAAGCGTGCTAGGTTTTGTGTGTGGATCACGTCAAGCTGTTTAAACAGAAATGTATCACGAGGTCCATTAGTCGTTaagttatgtttgtgtgtttataacgttgaaattaataaaaaaaatattttttataagCTGAAAAAATGTTTTATTCTAACATCTGGTTACAGGGTTCAATAAACAAACAGGTGCTCTGAGTTCTTGAAATCTATAAAAACAAAGATAAGATTAATCCACAAAGAGGTAATTAACAAAAAGACAAGAATACAAACACTGATGTTCCTGGGGTAACACTTTTAAACTCTCAAAAAGGAAGAGGCTGAGGGAGGATGGAGTGTGCTCCTTACCGGAACAAGCTGGCATGGAGAGCACGGGCGTGGGGGAACCTTCTCTACACGTCACCAACACTCCTGCAACAGATATATAAATTgctataaatggaaggaaaaacgcTTCAATGTTTAAATATGCGTTacatagaaagggaaagggtacGAGGACACTTGATCGAGAtttatgaatggatgaagggctttcatAAGGGTGATGTATAAGGATTTTAGTAGTAGAAGAGCAGAGTACAACACGTAGgctagtaatggatttaaattggataaactcagattcaacaaagacatagcaagaaccagggttgttgattttttttaatttcaagcaagatggcggcactataaaacagttgcctgcgcttccaattggctgggaccaaccaaaagagtaaagatggggccatacgctacagctgagcgtggccgcagtgctcatctccttGGCACGGGCCCCTGACCATTGATGGGAAGAAACCATCACCCCAggacagggtcagcgtgacatccgggttacgacGGTTTATCTTCCCAAAGTTTACCATtgtaagggccgccggcaaccctcacataactttgtgtgtgtgtgtgtgtgtgtgtgtggctctcgcaatctctaagcctttacaaCCATATAtacctatttatcgaccagcccgaaagggaggatgagcagctgggtgagtgggacgctgactgcccaggtcgggattcaaacccagggcGCGGGTTTGTAGCAAGGCATactaaccactagaccatggaggtataaaaaaaacaataaaaaaaatctaatgtcaacaagatgagaaaacagttGCAATAAGCAAATGAACTtaagttgctaacccatggttgccctgcacacattctaaatATTTTGGCTCATGGTTTGGAAATTGGCAACATaaaagaacatgtggttcatgttgtaaTATACTTCTGAagccatcactctgcctcagcaagatgcCGTCAGAAAGGCGGTCAGTGTCTTGTTCTGCTCCAGGACACTGGATGGACCAGGTGTGGCTGACGGAAGATATGTATAATGAACTAACAGCTCAGGTAAAAATtttgtgaagttgacagggaaaataTGGATATCGAGGTTagagagtgttttctttgtttatttctccattctATGTTGTTGCTCAGCAAtgagatcaagatttaaatcaatgacaaaaaaaaatcaaataatataaatcttgatttaaatcaatgatttaaaaaaataatttgatttaagttttgatttaaatcaacttgatttaaatcaaacaaccctggcAAGAACTGCTTTACTAATATTGTGGTGGATGAGTGCAGCAATcactcatgtggtgagtgccaatatgataTATAGCTCCAAGGAAAGcttacataaattcatggatactGAGGATAAATGGGGTTAGGATGACAAAAACCTGCCTTGTATGGGCATTCCGGACTCTTGcagattatatgtgtgtgtgtgtgtgtgtgtgtgtgtgtgtgtgtgtgtgtgtgtgtgtgtgtgtgtgtgtgtgtgtgtgtgtgtgtatctatgtgataaagaaagagaaagagaaagataaggagaattcaaatattcgtgtatttaatcATTcacctatttatttactttacatccggttaaaaatatacatattttaGTACGTTCCCGAACATTGGTGTGTCGCAGCTGCATTACCTGATATGCTTTTTAAGAAACGATGGCTCGGCAGATCTCTAAAGCTGCTGAGATAATCCACATAATTAACTCATCCCACCACACACCTGCACCTTCCCAAGCCCTGCCTCCAGCGTCACCTGCTCTGCGCCACGCCTCCTGCTGTGCTCCACCGTCCCCTTCCTCAGGTGCCCGTTTCCAACCTTGCTGCATCAACCTTCACACCAGGAGCCTTCCTCGTACCTTTAGCTGTCCCTTGACTTCCATAATCTCTCTCTGCATTTCAATAGTTGATATAATTTTCCCGTAAGGCTCTCATTTCTTATCTCTGCGTCTATCATTTTTTTCGCTGCGAATATTGACTATCAAATGTTCAGGATTCCAAAATGGTTGTCTGTTAACTTGTAAAAAACAAAATTGCTTATTCCCAGTTGCCTATTCGGTGAAGTTCCCTCGAAGC containing:
- the LOC127001562 gene encoding uncharacterized PE-PGRS family protein PE_PGRS54-like isoform X19 — encoded protein: MWKVVVVAAALSVAAVAGEGGQEAQLSGPGLSLGELLRGSRESSGEYRVRHFGRGGGDDDDSEEFPPLMPYEFAYEVKDDATTNYQNRVEFVEDGVLRGSYSLLSPDGVVRTSVYSDTGNGFEVTLHEVPTDIVVIGSGLPGDPALKAGGTYRYYDSRDSGSRESFRPSFSRSGGFEAFSKASEGFDGSSRGSAIFSSSSNRDFSSKNKQSSREESSRREESERREESSRRDESRREESSRRDESRREESEGSRFEFLTNDKSALEAFDRESASQGFSGGSRDSEASSRRKESRREESEGYKYELLTNDKSALEAFDRESASQGFSGGSRDSEASSRHEESGGFGEFSHAFASSFSQQGGSGGGSGGGSGGGSGGGSGGGLGGGFGGGSGGGSEGGSGGSRGGFGGGSEGGSLGGSGGSSGGSGGGSGGGFVGTGSGSGHGGSGGGSGGGYEGGLGGGSGGGFGGGSEGGSFGGEFGGSGGGSGGGSDGGSGGGSSGGSGGGSGGGFVGTGGGSGHGGSSGGSDGGSGGGFGGGSGGSGGGSHGGSSGSGGGSGGGSGGSGRGSHGGSGGSGGGSGGGSHGGLGGSGGGFGGEFGGSGGGSGGGSGGSGGGSGGGSGGSGGGSHGGSGGSGGGSHGGSGGSGGGFGGGSGGSGGGSHGGSGGSDGGFGGGSGGSGGGFGVGSGGSGGGSHGGSGGSDGGFGGEFGGSGGGFGGEFSGSGGGSHGGSGGSDGGFGGGSGGSGGGFGVGSGGSGGGSHGGSGGSDGGFGGGSGGSGGGSHGGSGGSDGGFGGGSGGSGGGSHGGSGGSDGGFGGGSGGSGGGSHGGSGGSDGGFGGGSGGSGGGSHGGSGGSDGGFGGGSGGSGGGSHGGSSGSGGEFGGGFGGSGGGSHGGSGGSDGGFGGGSGGSGGGSHGGSSGSDGGFGGGSGGSGGGSHGGSGGSGDGFGGGSGGGSDGGSGGSGGEFGGGSGGSFGGSHGGSGGSGGGSGGGSGGSGGGSDGGSGSGSGGSGGGFGGGSGGSHGGSGASGGGSGGGSSGSGGGSHGGSGGGFGGGSGGSGGGSHGGSGGSGGRSGGGSSGGSDGGSGGGFGGGLDIGLGFGTDGPGGSGSGIELGLGLGGGPGIELGFGTDGPGGFGGEPGGSGGGFGGGPGGSGGGSHGGSGGSGGGSGGGSGGSGGGFDGGSGGGSGVSGGGFGGGLDIGLGFGAGDGPGGSGGGLGGSVGGFGGRPGGSDGGFGDGSGGSGGFGGGFGGGPGGGFGGGSGGSGGSGGFGGGFGGGPGGGFGGGSGGSGGFGGGFGGGPGGGFGGGSGGSGGGSGGGAGGSGGGVSGGGAGGGGVNLQDKAVFIIHPDFFKTGAGAGLTGLPEVTEPIIIVSDNKFAQGGGGAGVGFSNALGGGGFAGAFSSVNRLGEAAAADTTAAHSSGAASTATAEEVSTSSGKSGSTSTSAIESASSLGSASISASSPSSEGFVASTFSSNGLTVGSATGDSTSASSGSFGRSTIENVSSSASAAEGASSSGATKSASFSSASESSGSATDGASFLTSASEGGSSSHGSVSSGSGTEGAFLFDASGSSLGSAAEVDTSLGSAAEVASSSSATEVASSGSAAEVTFSGSAAEVASSSGAAEVTSSNSAAEVTSSNAAAAASSGSAAEGVSSSSSGGFDASTFNSRKLSVESSTKDSSSSSSRKGGVLTITSSSLDGSSGINKAVTDESSGRGQSVLDSGASGGTKNIEKAANAKPASSGQIGLNGFSTSFSEGGSQQFIISSSGDASRFDSHRFSSSGSGGSSSSGASSSAILHSQSGGDLKLQAPDQLLKILNPGQTARGLQGIRGSSGQGGAVFFTQETDLASSQGGKTSITQLPVTRVTTVTHLPDDSKQGSSILKIAGSSTGFKNNQNVFTSPPSGAARFFASASNTKTFQASGKKSAGNKIVSISGSGTLTTLPTGDTVLALGSKQPIAISTSQGVIRNSRRTAPFSTTNSRQQRPRRIRGRLLRSL